The Chengkuizengella sp. SCS-71B genome segment CGCACCTGTACGTAATGCTTCTTTAAAGCTAGGAGCACCCACTGGAAGAACCATAAATTCTTGAATATCTACATTGTTATCTGCGTGCTCTCCACCATTAACGATGTTCATCATTGGAACTGGTAAAGTTTTGGCATTGAAACCACCTAAGTATGCATATAAAGGAATATCTAACGCTTGAGCACATGCACGAGCTACTGCTATAGAGACTGCAAGAATAGCATTTGCTCCAAGTTTTGCTTTGTTTGGTGTACCATCCAGTGCGATCATTTTTTGATCAATACCTACTTGATCTAAAGCATCCCATCCAATTAATTCTGGTGCGATAAGTTCATTTACGTTATCTACTGCTTTGATAACCCCTTTACCTAAATAACGGCTTTTATCCCCATCACGAAGCTCAACTGCTTCATAAGCACCTGTGGACGCACCTGAAGGTACGATCGCTGTTCCAAGCGCTCCTGATTCTAAATACACTTCTACTTCTACTGTTGGGTTTCCACGTGAATCTAGTACTTCACGGGCGTAAAGATCAGAAATTATAGTCATTTCAATAACCACTCCTTATTTTTTTATAATTGATGTACCTGTCATTTCTACTGGTTGTTCTAATTGTAATAGTTCTAGTAGGGTTGGTGCAATATCTGCTAATATTCCACCTTCTCTTAATGATACACTTTTATCTGTCACGATCAATGGTACTGGGTTGGTAGTATGAGCTGTATGAGGTCTTCCATTGTCATCAATAAGAACATCCGCGTTACCATGATCTGCTGTAATGAGCGCTGCTCCCCCTTTTGCAAGGATCGCTTCAACAACTTTGCCTAAACATTCATCCGTAGCTTCAACAGCTTTAATTGTAGGCTCTAATTTCCCCGAATGTCCAACCATATCTGGATTCGCAAAATTTAATATAATGGCATCAAATTGATCAGATTCTATTTCTTTCACCACGGCATCAGCTAACTCGTATGCACTCATTTCAGGTTGTAAATCATAGGTTGCTACCTTTGGTGAGTTAATTAACAAGCGCGTCTCACCAGGAAGTTCAACATCGCGGCCCCCACTAAAGAAAAATGTAACGTGAGGATATTTTTCAGTCTCAGCTGCTCTAAGTTGTTTCTTATTATTTTGAGCTAATACTTCTCCTAAAGTATTATCCAAATCTTTCGGTTTATACGCTACATAACCCCCAACGGTCTCACTAAACAATGTTAGACTTACGTAATAAATACTTTCTGGGAAATGCGCTCCCCGATCAAATCCACGAAAATCTTTGTTTGTAAAGACTTGAGATAACTGTATTGCTCGATCTGGTCTAAAGTTTAAAAAGATAACGGCATCATTTGTTTCAACGAGTCCACGTGGATTATTTTCACGATCAACTATTACCGTTGGCAGTACAAACTCATCGTATACGGATTGTTTGTAGGATTCTGCAATCGCTTTGATAGGATCATGATACTTGGGGCCTTCACCATATACCATGGCACAATATGACTTTTCTACCCTGTCCCAGCGTTTATCACGATCCATTGCATAATAACGCCCTTGAACCGTTGCAATTCTCCCTACACCAATCTCACTTATTTTTTTAAGCAGTTCTTGCATATAGTCTATCGCACTATCTGGTGCTACATCCCGACCATCTAAAAAGGCATGTATATATACATCCTCTAAACCTTCTTTTTTTGCCATCTGCAACATTGCATATAGATGATTTTGATGAGAATGTACCCCACCATCTGAGAGTAGGGCATACAAATGCAATTTTCGATTATTGTCTTTTGCATGACGAACCGCTTTTAACAATGTTTCATTTTCAAAAAATTCGCCTGATTTAATGGATTTTGTAATACGTGTGAGATCCTGATAGACAATTCTACCTGCCCCAATATTTAAATGTCCAACTTCAGAATTTCCCATCTGACCTTCAGGAAGCCCAACCGCCTCACCAGCAGCTGTAAGTGTAGTATTTGGATATGATGATAAATAACGATCATAATTCGGCTTGTTTGCTTGAGCTACTGCGTTACCTACAGTTTCATTTCTTAGTCCAAATCCATCCAAAATAATTAATGCAACAGGTTTAGGTGCAGACATACTACTTTGCCCCCTCAACTAATTGAGTGAAGGAAGCAGGGTCTAAACTTGCTCCACCTACAAGTGCTCCATCAATACTTAATTGATTCATATAATCACGAATGTTATTTGGCTTTACACTTCCACCATATTGAATTCGTACATAATTAGCAGTTTCAACATCAAACAGAGCTATAAGTTGTTCTCTAATATAAGTAATCACTTCGTTTGCATCTTCTGCTGTTGAGGATTTGCCCGTTCCAATTGCCCAAATCGGTTCGTAAGCAATTACTGCTTGAGCTGCTTGCTCTTTGGAAAGCCCTTTGAAAGCTTGGTTTACTTGAAACTTACAAACCTCTTTCGTTTGACCTGCTTCTCTATCCTCTAATTTTTCGCCAACACATACAATCGGTGTTAGATTATATTTAATTGAGGCATGTACTTTTTTGTTCACTGTTTCATCAGTTTCTGCAAAATATGCTCTTCTTTCAGAGTGGCCAATGATCACATAATTCACACCTAAATCTTGTAACATGGCACCACTGATTTCACCTGTATAGGCTCCGCTTTCTTCCCAATGTAAGTTTTGTGCACCTACTTTAATTTTCGTACCTTTCACAGCTTCAACTAATGCTGGAAGGTTTGTAAAAGGAGCACAAATGACACTTTCTACTCCTTCAATCTCTGCACTTCCTTTTACTTCGTTGATAAAGGCTTCTGCTTCACTTACAGTTTTAAACATTTTCCAGTTTCCAGCAATAATAGGCTCTCTCATTGTGATCACTTCCTTATAATAATTTCCTTGTATTTCTCACTTGTCGTTCAAAGCAACAACGCCTGGCAGGGCTTTTCCTTCCATAAATTCAAGAGAAGCACCTCCACCTGTTGAAATATGATTCATTTTATCTGCAAAGTCAAACTTTTCTACTGCTGCTGCTGAATCTCCTCCACCAATGACAGTATAACCAGATGTTTCCGCACACGCTTGTGCTACTGCTTTCGTACCGTGGGAGAAAGGTTGGATTTCAAACACGCCCATAGGTCCATTCCATACGACTAATTTAGAATTTAAAATTATTTCTTTATATTTTTCTCGTGTTTTTGGTCCAATGTCTATACCTTCCCAATTGGTTGGCATTTCATCTATATTCACGATTTGCGTATTCGCACTTGCACTGAAATCATCCGTCACAACAACATCTATTGGAAGATGAAAATTAACCCCTTTCTCTTTCGCCTTCTGAATAAAATCTAAAGCTAAATCTAACTTCTCATTATCCACTAATGATTTTCCAATCTCATTTCCTTGGGCTTTAATAAACGTATAAGCAAGTCCACCACCGATGATAATGTCATCTGCAATATCAATTAACTTATTAATAACGTCAATTTTATCTTTTACTTTTGCTCCACCTACAATCGCAGTGAAAGGCCGATCTGGATTATTTAATGCTTTTCCTAAAACTTCAAGCTCTTTTTCCATTAAAAAACCTGCAACTGCTGGGATGTGCTTAGCAATTCCTTCTGTTGAAGCATGGGCTCTATGAGCTGCACCAAAAGCATCATTCACATAAACATCTGCTAAATCCGCAAAAGCTTTTGCCAATTCAGGGTCATTTTTTTCTTCGCCAGCATAAAAACGTGTATTTTCTAATACAACAATATCCCCGTTATTTAATTGATCAATTTCTGCTTGAACCGCAGGTCCGAAAGCTTCATTTAATTTTTTTACTGGTTTTCCAATAAGCTGAGATAATCTTTCTGCTGCTGGTGTCAGCCTCATTTCCTCAACTACATTACCTTTAGGACGTCCTAAATGACTTGCAAGTATCACTTTTGCACCTTGCTCCACCAAGTGTTGAATAGTTGGCAATGTAGCACGAATACGTGTATCATCTGTGATCCTTCCATCCTTCAAAGGCACATTAAAATCTACACGCACAAAGACTTTTTTCCCATTTACATCTACATCTCGAATACTTTGTTTATTCATAAAAAGTAAGCCTCCTTATGGTTTTACAGGAACTGAATAACAATTGTTTAAACATTGATGTGAATATTAGATCTTTTTCTTAGAAAATTAGAATTAGGAAAGAGGAGAAAATTTTTCTCCTCCTCCTATCTTATCTATTTAAATAATATTATAATCCTTTACTTGCAACATAGCTACAAAGATCAACTACTCGACAAGAATAACCCCATTCATTATCATACCAAGAAACTACTTTTACCATGTTGTCTCCAACTACCATTGTAGAAAGTGCATCAATTGTAGAAGAAGCAGGATCACCATTGTAATCGCTAGAAACAAGAGGTTCTTCAGAATAGTTTAGAATCCCCTTTAATGGACCTTCAGAAGCTGTTTTTAGTGCATTATTTACTTCTTCCACTGTCACATTTTTCTCTAATTCAACTACTAAGTCAGTTACAGAAACATTAGGAGTTGGCACACGCATGGCCATACCATTCAATTTCCCTTTTAATTCTGGCAATACAAGTGAAACTGCCTTTGCTGCACCCGTTGTAGAAGGAATAATGTTTTCAGCAGCTGCGCGTGCACGACGAGCGTCTTTGTGTGGTAAGTCTAATGTATTTTGATCATTTGTGTAAGAATGAACCGTTGTCATCATCCCTTTTACAATACCAAAATTATCGCTAAGCACTTTAGCAAATGGTGCTAAACAGTTTGTTGTACAAGATGCGTTGGAAATCACTGTGTGATTTGCTGCATCGTATTCATCTTCGTTAACACCCAACACAACTGTTACATCTTCGTTTTTAGCAGGCGCAGAGATAATTACTTTCTTCGCTCCGCCTTTTAAATGTGCTTCTGCTTTAGACTTTTCAGTGAAGATACCAGTAGATTCAACAACAATTTCTACCCCGTAATCTCCCCAAGGAAGGTTACCTGGATCACGTTCAGCAAAAACTTTAATTTCTTTTCCGTTTACCATTAGTGAAGCTTCACCAACTTCAACTGTAGCATCTAATTTTCCATGAGTTGTATCATATTTTAAAAGATGCGCTAACATTTTCACATCTGTTAAATCATTAATTGCAACAATATCAACCTCTGGATTACTCAATGCTGCACGAAATACGTTACGTCCAATACGTCCAAAACCATTAATCCCAACTTTAACCATAATAAATTTCCTCCCTAAAGTTATAAATATATTATATTCAAGACGGGCATTTTGCTCATCTTGATGACTCACTCATTAAATTGATAAATTTCACATGATTTCTACCATTTTTGTCGCGGCACCTTCATCGATGACTAATACATCCTCGTGGCCAAATTTTAAAACAGATAATATTGCTTCTGCCTTACTACTGCCTCCAGCTACACCAATGACAAATTCAGTCCGGACTATATCTTCAATTCTCAATCCAATTGTAGGAATTTGATGTACGACTTCTCCTCTATGATTAAAATAATATCCAAATGCTTCTGCAGTTGCTCTCTGTGATTCAAGGATTTGCCTAGTGGTATGATCCACCTTTCGTCTGTCAGCCATAACCATAGCTTCACCTATTCCATGAACAACCATGCGAGACTTTCTAATAACATCAATAATTTCTTTAATATTCGGTTCTTGAATCAAGGATTGATAAGCATCTTCACTTAAGTGGTCTGGTACATGAAGCAATCGATATCCAGCTCCTGTCCTCTTAGCCATACTTGATGCGATTGTATTCGCTTGAAGCTCAAGCATTTCCCCTAAACCACCTCTAGCAGGTACAAATAAATTTCCTTTTAAATGAGTAGATGCCGATAATTGATTAGCAATTTCTGATGTGGTTGAACCACCAGCAACTGCAATGATATCTTCTTTTGCAGCATATTTTAACAACATGGCTGCACCAGCACGACCTAGTTCTTTTTTGGAATAGTCAGAGAAGTCAGAATCTCCAGGTACGATGACCACTTGTTTTAATCCATAACGATTCTGGATTTGTTCTTCAAGATCTGTTAATCCTAATAATTCCTTCATGATGGGGCGAAGTTGTTCTATAAGTTCTTTTCCAGAATCACTTATTCTCATACCTATCGTTTCAATCTCTAGAAGTCCCTGTTCTTTTAAAAAATTAACTTCTGCTCTTAGCACTCTTTCTGTCATATTCAACGATGAAGCTAATGTTCTTCGACCC includes the following:
- the gpmI gene encoding 2,3-bisphosphoglycerate-independent phosphoglycerate mutase, whose amino-acid sequence is MSAPKPVALIILDGFGLRNETVGNAVAQANKPNYDRYLSSYPNTTLTAAGEAVGLPEGQMGNSEVGHLNIGAGRIVYQDLTRITKSIKSGEFFENETLLKAVRHAKDNNRKLHLYALLSDGGVHSHQNHLYAMLQMAKKEGLEDVYIHAFLDGRDVAPDSAIDYMQELLKKISEIGVGRIATVQGRYYAMDRDKRWDRVEKSYCAMVYGEGPKYHDPIKAIAESYKQSVYDEFVLPTVIVDRENNPRGLVETNDAVIFLNFRPDRAIQLSQVFTNKDFRGFDRGAHFPESIYYVSLTLFSETVGGYVAYKPKDLDNTLGEVLAQNNKKQLRAAETEKYPHVTFFFSGGRDVELPGETRLLINSPKVATYDLQPEMSAYELADAVVKEIESDQFDAIILNFANPDMVGHSGKLEPTIKAVEATDECLGKVVEAILAKGGAALITADHGNADVLIDDNGRPHTAHTTNPVPLIVTDKSVSLREGGILADIAPTLLELLQLEQPVEMTGTSIIKK
- the tpiA gene encoding triose-phosphate isomerase codes for the protein MREPIIAGNWKMFKTVSEAEAFINEVKGSAEIEGVESVICAPFTNLPALVEAVKGTKIKVGAQNLHWEESGAYTGEISGAMLQDLGVNYVIIGHSERRAYFAETDETVNKKVHASIKYNLTPIVCVGEKLEDREAGQTKEVCKFQVNQAFKGLSKEQAAQAVIAYEPIWAIGTGKSSTAEDANEVITYIREQLIALFDVETANYVRIQYGGSVKPNNIRDYMNQLSIDGALVGGASLDPASFTQLVEGAK
- a CDS encoding phosphoglycerate kinase — its product is MNKQSIRDVDVNGKKVFVRVDFNVPLKDGRITDDTRIRATLPTIQHLVEQGAKVILASHLGRPKGNVVEEMRLTPAAERLSQLIGKPVKKLNEAFGPAVQAEIDQLNNGDIVVLENTRFYAGEEKNDPELAKAFADLADVYVNDAFGAAHRAHASTEGIAKHIPAVAGFLMEKELEVLGKALNNPDRPFTAIVGGAKVKDKIDVINKLIDIADDIIIGGGLAYTFIKAQGNEIGKSLVDNEKLDLALDFIQKAKEKGVNFHLPIDVVVTDDFSASANTQIVNIDEMPTNWEGIDIGPKTREKYKEIILNSKLVVWNGPMGVFEIQPFSHGTKAVAQACAETSGYTVIGGGDSAAAVEKFDFADKMNHISTGGGASLEFMEGKALPGVVALNDK
- the gap gene encoding type I glyceraldehyde-3-phosphate dehydrogenase translates to MVKVGINGFGRIGRNVFRAALSNPEVDIVAINDLTDVKMLAHLLKYDTTHGKLDATVEVGEASLMVNGKEIKVFAERDPGNLPWGDYGVEIVVESTGIFTEKSKAEAHLKGGAKKVIISAPAKNEDVTVVLGVNEDEYDAANHTVISNASCTTNCLAPFAKVLSDNFGIVKGMMTTVHSYTNDQNTLDLPHKDARRARAAAENIIPSTTGAAKAVSLVLPELKGKLNGMAMRVPTPNVSVTDLVVELEKNVTVEEVNNALKTASEGPLKGILNYSEEPLVSSDYNGDPASSTIDALSTMVVGDNMVKVVSWYDNEWGYSCRVVDLCSYVASKGL
- a CDS encoding sugar-binding transcriptional regulator, with the protein product MRKILDIQKQLLPDLTEVLNKRYTILHHILLSGVVGRRTLASSLNMTERVLRAEVNFLKEQGLLEIETIGMRISDSGKELIEQLRPIMKELLGLTDLEEQIQNRYGLKQVVIVPGDSDFSDYSKKELGRAGAAMLLKYAAKEDIIAVAGGSTTSEIANQLSASTHLKGNLFVPARGGLGEMLELQANTIASSMAKRTGAGYRLLHVPDHLSEDAYQSLIQEPNIKEIIDVIRKSRMVVHGIGEAMVMADRRKVDHTTRQILESQRATAEAFGYYFNHRGEVVHQIPTIGLRIEDIVRTEFVIGVAGGSSKAEAILSVLKFGHEDVLVIDEGAATKMVEIM